In a genomic window of Saccharothrix sp. HUAS TT1:
- a CDS encoding metal ABC transporter ATP-binding protein codes for MTAQVTDRSTRAAVALRGARLSYGDRVLWDGLDLDVAPGEFVAVLGPNGSGKTSLIRVLLGLQPLSAGTVRVSGGNRRIGYVPQQRALDPSLVLRGRDLVGFGLDGHRWGVGWRGRRERRVRVDAALESVGATRYADEPVGLLSGGEQQRLRVAQALVGDPEVLLCDEPLLSLDLAHQRVVSDLIDARRRGAGTAVLFVTHEINPILPLVDRVLYLVDGRFRIGTPAEVMTSRTLSELYRTNVEVVRVRDQIHVVGAQHLCEDEPHHLADEG; via the coding sequence ATGACAGCTCAGGTGACGGACAGGTCGACGCGCGCCGCGGTCGCGTTGCGCGGCGCGCGCCTGTCCTACGGCGACCGGGTGCTGTGGGACGGGCTGGACCTCGACGTCGCCCCCGGCGAGTTCGTGGCCGTGCTCGGGCCCAACGGCTCGGGCAAGACCAGCCTCATCCGCGTGCTGCTCGGCCTGCAGCCGCTGTCCGCGGGCACCGTGCGGGTGTCCGGCGGCAACCGGCGCATCGGCTACGTCCCGCAGCAGCGGGCGCTCGACCCCAGCCTGGTGCTGCGCGGCCGCGACCTGGTCGGCTTCGGCCTGGACGGGCACCGCTGGGGCGTCGGTTGGCGCGGCAGGCGCGAGCGCCGGGTCCGGGTGGACGCGGCGCTGGAGTCGGTCGGGGCGACGCGGTACGCCGACGAGCCGGTCGGCCTGCTCTCCGGCGGCGAGCAGCAGCGGCTGCGGGTGGCGCAGGCGCTGGTCGGCGACCCCGAGGTGCTGCTGTGCGACGAGCCGCTGCTCTCGCTCGACCTCGCGCACCAGCGGGTGGTCAGCGACCTGATCGACGCGCGCCGCCGCGGCGCGGGCACCGCCGTGCTGTTCGTGACCCACGAGATCAACCCGATCCTGCCGCTGGTCGACCGGGTGCTGTACCTGGTCGACGGCCGGTTCCGGATCGGCACGCCCGCCGAGGTGATGACCTCGCGGACGTTGAGCGAGCTGTACCGCACGAACGTCGAGGTGGTCCGGGTCCGCGACCAGATCCACGTGGTCGGCGCGCAGCACCTGTGCGAGGACGAGCCGCACCACCTGGCGGATGAGGGTTGA
- a CDS encoding zinc ABC transporter substrate-binding protein, whose amino-acid sequence MTVRNAMLSAVAAATAVALTACGAQDTPAATDDGKIKVVASTNVWGSVVQAVGGDAVQVTSIIDDPSGDPHSYESTPSDLATVRDAKLVIFNGGGYDDFFATLLGPETEGAKKIEAFPVSGKASGHEEPEGEEAHAEPEGEEGHDHAVNEHVWYDFETVRKVADQAAADLGAIAPDKKATFEANADGFTAELTALEQRVEGKGAGKKVIATEPVAHYLLDTAGVEDVTPESFADAVENETDIPVAAIAEVTRLIEQKQVTALVNNAQTENAGTTQVVDLAKGSGLPVAEVTETLPEGVTGYLDWMTKQVDSLVGALDA is encoded by the coding sequence ATGACCGTCCGCAACGCGATGCTCAGCGCGGTGGCCGCCGCGACCGCCGTCGCCCTGACCGCCTGCGGCGCGCAGGACACCCCCGCCGCGACCGACGACGGCAAGATCAAGGTCGTCGCCTCGACCAACGTGTGGGGCAGCGTGGTCCAGGCCGTCGGCGGCGACGCCGTCCAGGTGACGTCGATCATCGACGACCCGTCCGGCGACCCGCACTCCTACGAGAGCACCCCCTCCGACCTGGCCACCGTGCGCGACGCCAAGCTCGTGATCTTCAACGGCGGCGGCTACGACGACTTCTTCGCCACCCTGCTCGGCCCCGAGACCGAGGGCGCCAAGAAGATCGAGGCGTTCCCCGTCTCCGGCAAGGCGAGCGGGCACGAGGAGCCGGAGGGCGAGGAGGCCCACGCCGAGCCGGAGGGCGAGGAGGGCCACGACCACGCCGTCAACGAGCACGTCTGGTACGACTTCGAGACCGTCCGCAAGGTCGCCGACCAGGCCGCCGCCGACCTCGGCGCGATCGCGCCGGACAAGAAGGCGACCTTCGAGGCCAACGCCGACGGCTTCACCGCCGAGCTGACCGCGCTGGAGCAGCGCGTCGAGGGCAAGGGCGCGGGCAAGAAGGTGATCGCGACCGAGCCGGTGGCCCACTACCTGCTCGACACCGCGGGCGTCGAGGACGTCACCCCCGAGTCGTTCGCCGACGCCGTCGAGAACGAGACCGACATCCCCGTCGCCGCCATCGCCGAGGTCACCCGGCTGATCGAGCAGAAGCAGGTCACCGCGCTGGTCAACAACGCGCAGACCGAGAACGCGGGCACCACCCAGGTCGTCGACCTGGCCAAGGGCTCCGGCCTGCCGGTCGCCGAGGTGACCGAGACGCTGCCCGAGGGCGTCACCGGTTACCTTGACTGGATGACGAAGCAGGTGGACTCGCTGGTGGGGGCGCTCGACGCATGA
- a CDS encoding ABC transporter ATP-binding protein, whose protein sequence is MAEVAYVKASRIFSGNPPVRAVDELSLDVTDGEFLVLVGPSGSGKSTALRMLAGLEDVDEGAIHIGGKDVTNVPPKGRDIAMVFQSYALYPHMTVAENMGFALKLRGVNKAEIKEKVAEAAKMLDLTKYLDRKPKALSGGQRQRVAMGRAIVREPSVFLMDEPLSNLDAKLRVETRANIAALQARLGTTTIYVTHDQVEAMTMGHRVAVLKDGLLQQCDTPRALYDKPANAFVAGFMGSPAMNLKTVPLTSEGAKLDGIVVPLERRALDKAAAEGLSEVTFGIRPESLALVSSSEQGMDMTVELVEELGADALMHGSVRIGDVPERFVVRVDGRTPPTLGQTVKVAVRDAGEVHLFHPESGHRLTD, encoded by the coding sequence ATGGCTGAGGTCGCCTACGTCAAGGCTTCGCGGATCTTCTCCGGCAACCCGCCGGTCCGCGCGGTCGACGAGCTGTCGTTGGACGTCACCGACGGCGAGTTCCTGGTCCTGGTCGGTCCGTCCGGCTCCGGCAAGTCGACCGCGCTGCGCATGCTCGCGGGTCTGGAGGACGTGGACGAGGGCGCCATCCACATCGGCGGCAAGGACGTCACCAACGTCCCGCCGAAGGGCCGCGACATCGCCATGGTGTTCCAGTCCTACGCGCTGTACCCGCACATGACCGTCGCCGAGAACATGGGCTTCGCGCTCAAGCTGCGCGGCGTGAACAAGGCCGAGATCAAGGAGAAGGTCGCCGAGGCGGCCAAGATGCTCGACCTGACCAAGTACCTGGACCGCAAGCCGAAGGCGCTGTCCGGCGGTCAGCGCCAGCGCGTCGCGATGGGCCGCGCGATCGTCCGCGAGCCCTCCGTGTTCCTCATGGACGAGCCGCTGTCCAACCTGGACGCGAAGCTGCGCGTGGAGACCCGCGCGAACATCGCCGCCCTCCAGGCGCGGCTGGGCACCACCACGATCTACGTCACGCACGACCAGGTCGAGGCCATGACCATGGGCCACCGGGTCGCCGTGCTCAAGGACGGCCTGCTCCAGCAGTGCGACACCCCGCGCGCGCTGTACGACAAGCCGGCCAACGCGTTCGTCGCCGGGTTCATGGGCTCGCCCGCGATGAACCTCAAGACCGTGCCGCTGACGTCGGAGGGCGCGAAGCTCGACGGCATCGTGGTGCCGCTGGAGCGCCGCGCGCTGGACAAGGCGGCCGCCGAGGGCCTGTCCGAGGTCACGTTCGGCATCCGGCCCGAGTCGCTGGCGCTGGTCAGCTCCTCCGAGCAGGGCATGGACATGACCGTCGAGCTGGTCGAGGAGCTGGGCGCGGACGCGCTCATGCACGGCTCGGTCCGCATCGGCGACGTGCCCGAGCGGTTCGTGGTCCGCGTCGACGGCCGCACGCCGCCCACCCTGGGCCAGACGGTCAAGGTCGCGGTGCGCGACGCCGGCGAGGTCCACCTGTTCCACCCGGAGTCGGGCCACCGCCTGACCGACTGA
- a CDS encoding type II toxin-antitoxin system Phd/YefM family antitoxin, with protein MKVISQQEFHDNPAEVLEAVEAGETYQVTHDGEEVLELRPPAPAHRLTTAEVVELVRDLPEVDYAEMRAEADEFFGVDQHADGSWRRDRD; from the coding sequence GTGAAGGTCATCAGCCAACAGGAGTTCCACGACAACCCCGCCGAGGTGCTGGAAGCCGTCGAGGCGGGCGAGACGTATCAGGTCACCCATGACGGCGAGGAGGTCCTCGAACTGCGCCCGCCGGCGCCCGCGCACCGCCTGACCACCGCCGAGGTCGTCGAACTGGTCAGGGACCTGCCGGAGGTGGACTACGCGGAGATGCGCGCGGAGGCGGACGAGTTCTTCGGCGTCGACCAGCACGCCGATGGCTCGTGGAGGCGTGACCGTGACTGA
- a CDS encoding type II toxin-antitoxin system VapC family toxin has product MTERRPFGVLDTNVYIDLAKLDPALLPEIPELSVITLAELHQGLPMAKDAATREARTGRLGIAIENFEPLPFDRLAATRYGSLVGLTIAAGRSPRSREFDLMIAATASCHQLPLYTRNAKDFVGLESLVEVIEV; this is encoded by the coding sequence GTGACTGAACGGCGGCCGTTCGGCGTGCTCGACACCAACGTCTACATCGACCTCGCGAAACTGGACCCCGCGCTGCTCCCCGAGATCCCCGAACTGTCGGTCATCACCCTGGCGGAGCTGCACCAGGGCCTGCCGATGGCCAAGGACGCGGCCACCCGGGAGGCGCGCACCGGGCGGCTCGGCATCGCGATCGAGAACTTCGAGCCGCTGCCCTTCGACCGACTGGCGGCCACGCGGTACGGCAGCCTGGTCGGACTGACCATCGCGGCGGGTCGCAGCCCGCGATCGCGCGAGTTCGACCTGATGATCGCCGCGACCGCCTCGTGCCACCAGTTGCCGCTCTACACGCGCAACGCGAAGGACTTCGTCGGCCTGGAGTCGTTGGTCGAGGTGATCGAGGTCTGA
- a CDS encoding sugar ABC transporter permease, translated as MTVEAASLKAVPQARARQRSKRSPLASAGLHGALVVASLIAVFPVFWVLVTSFKPDAKAVETTPQLVNDSSLDNYARILGGEKGDFLAWFGNSVLIALLTTVLAVFLSATTGYAASRFRFPGKRSLMLSFLVVQMFPFAVLIVPLYNILLALGLQGTSLGLVLVYCTTAVPFCTYMLKGYFDTIPNDIDEAGRVDGLSPFGVFWRLVLPLARPGLAVTAFYAFLTAWGEVAFASAFLSAADESKTLAVGLQVFVQQNRTEWGHLAAASILVAIPAIVVFYLVQRFLVTGLSSGAVKG; from the coding sequence ATGACGGTCGAAGCCGCTTCGTTGAAGGCGGTCCCGCAGGCCCGCGCGCGGCAGCGCTCGAAGCGGTCGCCGCTGGCCAGCGCCGGGCTGCACGGCGCGCTGGTGGTGGCGTCGCTGATCGCGGTGTTCCCGGTGTTCTGGGTGCTGGTGACGTCGTTCAAACCGGACGCCAAGGCCGTCGAGACCACGCCGCAGCTGGTCAACGACTCCAGCCTGGACAACTACGCGCGCATCCTCGGCGGCGAGAAGGGCGACTTCCTGGCGTGGTTCGGCAACTCGGTGCTGATCGCGCTGCTGACCACGGTGCTGGCGGTGTTCCTGTCCGCGACGACGGGTTACGCGGCGTCGCGGTTCCGGTTCCCGGGCAAGCGGTCGCTGATGCTGTCGTTCCTGGTCGTGCAGATGTTCCCGTTCGCGGTGCTGATCGTGCCGCTGTACAACATCCTGCTGGCGCTGGGGCTGCAGGGCACGTCGCTGGGGCTGGTGCTGGTCTACTGCACCACCGCCGTGCCGTTCTGCACGTACATGCTGAAGGGCTACTTCGACACCATCCCGAACGACATCGACGAGGCCGGGAGGGTGGACGGGCTGTCGCCGTTCGGCGTGTTCTGGCGGCTGGTGCTGCCCCTGGCCCGGCCGGGCCTGGCGGTGACCGCGTTCTACGCGTTCCTGACGGCGTGGGGCGAGGTGGCGTTCGCGTCGGCGTTCCTGTCGGCGGCGGACGAGTCGAAGACGCTGGCGGTCGGGCTGCAGGTGTTCGTGCAGCAGAACCGGACCGAGTGGGGTCACCTGGCGGCGGCGTCGATCCTGGTCGCGATCCCGGCGATCGTGGTGTTCTACCTGGTGCAGCGGTTCCTGGTGACCGGCCTGTCGTCGGGCGCCGTGAAGGGCTGA
- a CDS encoding carbohydrate ABC transporter permease, with product MVLPVVVVIAVLVLFPLAQGVFFTFTDINEGNIANPILDRPATYVSVGLDNYLNVLSGDASYGAFWSTLVRTLIWTFGCVFFHYAIGLALALLLNREVRGRAVYRVLLILPWAVPAFISAFAWKYMFNAQYGIINQFLRFLGLDDPPVWLGQSDWALVAVIIVNVWLGVPFMMVALLGGLQSIPGDLYEAAEVDGATAWQRFRNVTLPGLRSVSSTVVLLGIIWTFNMFAIIYLITGPNPNTRILVTYAFERFFSGASRDFAVASTYGVLILSVLLVFAGVYRRALRKQGEVW from the coding sequence ATGGTGCTGCCGGTCGTGGTGGTCATCGCGGTGTTGGTGCTGTTCCCGCTCGCCCAGGGCGTGTTCTTCACCTTCACCGACATCAACGAGGGCAACATCGCCAACCCGATCCTGGACCGACCGGCGACCTACGTCTCCGTTGGCCTGGACAACTACCTGAACGTCCTGTCGGGTGACGCGAGCTACGGCGCGTTCTGGTCGACGCTGGTGCGCACGCTGATCTGGACGTTCGGCTGCGTGTTCTTCCACTACGCGATCGGCCTGGCGCTGGCGCTGCTGCTCAACCGGGAGGTGCGCGGCCGGGCGGTGTACCGGGTGCTGCTGATCCTGCCGTGGGCGGTGCCCGCGTTCATCAGCGCGTTCGCGTGGAAGTACATGTTCAACGCGCAGTACGGGATCATCAACCAGTTCCTGCGCTTCCTCGGCCTGGACGACCCGCCGGTGTGGCTCGGGCAGTCCGACTGGGCGCTGGTCGCGGTGATCATCGTCAACGTGTGGCTCGGCGTGCCGTTCATGATGGTGGCGCTGCTCGGCGGCCTCCAGTCGATCCCCGGCGACCTCTACGAGGCGGCCGAGGTCGACGGCGCGACGGCGTGGCAGCGGTTCCGCAACGTGACGCTGCCCGGCCTGCGGTCGGTGTCCAGCACGGTGGTGCTGCTGGGCATCATCTGGACGTTCAACATGTTCGCGATCATCTACCTGATCACCGGGCCGAACCCGAACACCCGCATCCTGGTGACCTACGCGTTCGAGCGGTTCTTCTCCGGCGCGTCCCGCGACTTCGCGGTGGCGTCGACCTACGGCGTGCTGATCCTGTCCGTGCTGCTCGTGTTCGCGGGCGTGTACCGGCGCGCGCTGCGCAAGCAAGGCGAGGTGTGGTGA